A portion of the Pithys albifrons albifrons isolate INPA30051 chromosome 1, PitAlb_v1, whole genome shotgun sequence genome contains these proteins:
- the EPHA1 gene encoding ephrin type-A receptor 1 isoform X2 — translation MINGTPIYMYQDCSVLSEGDTDHWLRTNWIYRGEAASRIYVELKFTVRDCKSFKGEVVTCKETFNLYYMESEQDVGIQFRRPLFIKLNTVAADRSFTSRDIESGAMQLNTEVCSIGKLSRRGFYLAFQNSGACVALVSVRVYYKICPEAVRGLARFPETLAGSEGLTEVPGVCVEYAAEEVGSPPRMHCSTDGEWLVPVGRCLCAVGFEEVDGSCVACQRGFYRHSLETKRCLKCPPNSMSNDSGATSCSCNAGFYRAPSEGQNIACTRPPSAPRNVSFSLLGTQLSLWWQPPSDHGGRKDLTYTVYCQRCHFPSCEPCEAGVVFSPSASGLTKPAVDVDGLEAYTNYTFAVEAHNGVSGMGPAPQRTAPPVWVSVGHAAPVTVSHFILTQRDDSSLSVSWLAPRQRSRTSVEYEVMFFEKGEEARYTVKHLVEPNVTLRDLQPDTAYLLRVRSITPLGPGPYSPEQEFRTLPPDTGALSGGVIVSIIFGVLLFIALVLGLIIRRKRARRRHARPDYNTSGFDREKVWLKPYVDLQPYDDPSRGVLEFTKELDVSCVTMENVIGEGEFGEVYRGSLRLPGKERIVVAIKTLKSTYSDSQWWNFLREATIMGQFNHPNIVRLEGVVTKRRPMMIITEYMENGALDTFLRENEEKFSPVQLVSMLQGIASGMTYLSEHNYVHRDLAARNILVTRSLQCKVSDFGLSRILENDAEGTYETKGGKIPIRWTAPEAIAHRIFTSASDVWSFGIVMWEVLSFGDKPYGHMSNQEVMKSLEDGYRLPPPVDCPSILYELMKSCWSHDRMRRPHFQEIRAQLQHFISSPQLLRPVADFDPRVTLRLPSCSGSDGIPYRSIPEWLESIRMKRYISNFRTAGLDTMESILELTAEDLKQMGVSLPGHQKRILCSIQGFKE, via the exons ATGATAAATGGTACCCCGATCTATATGTACCAGGATTGCAGTGTACTCTCCGAGGGTGACACTGACCACTGGCTTCGCACCAACTGGATTTATCGTGGTGAGGCAGCCTCCCGCATTTATGTGGAGCTAAAGTTTACTGTGAGGGACTGCAAGAGCTTCAAAGGTGAAGTGGTGACCTGCAAAGAGACCTTCAATCTCTATTACATGGAGTCTGAACAAGATGTTGGGATCCAGTTCCGCCGCCCACTGTTCATCAAG CTCAACACTGTGGCAGCAGATCGAAGTTTCACAAGCAGAGACATTGAATCAGGGGCCATGCAGCTGAACACAGAAGTGTGCTCCATTGGTAAACTCTCTCGCCGGGGCTTCTACTTGGCTTTCCAGAACTCTGGAGCTTGCGTAGCATTGGTGTCCGTCCGAGTGTACTACAAGATTTGCCCGGAGGCGGTGCGGGGCCTGGCCCGCTTTCCAGAAACACTGGCAGGTTCAGAGGGGCTGACAGAAGTGCCTGGGGTCTGCGTGGAGTATGCAGCTGAAGAAGTGGGCTCTCCCCCCAGGATGCACTGCAGCACTGATGGGGAGTGGCTGGTACCAGTGGGCCGATGCCTTTGTGCTGTGGGGTTCGAGGAAGTCGATGGGAGCTGCGTAG CCTGCCAGCGAGGATTTTACCGTCATTCCCTGGAGACTAAACGCTGCCTGAAGTGTCCCCCCAACAGCATGTCCAACGACTCAGGAGCTACATCTTGTTCCTGCAATGCAGGCTTCTACCGTGCACCTTCAGAGGGCCAGAACATTGCTTGCACAC GCCCCCCGTCAGCTCCCCGCAATGTCAGCTTCTCCCTTCTTGGCACACAGCTGAGCCTGTGGTGGCAGCCACCCAGTGACCATGGTGGGCGGAAGGACCTGACTTACACAGTCTACTGCCAGCGCTGCCATTTCCCGTCATGTGAGCCATGCGAGGCTGGTGTGGTGTTCTCCCCCAGTGCTTCTGGTCTCACAAAACCTGCTGTGGATGTGGACGGCCTAGAAGCTTACACCAACTACACATTTGCTGTGGAAGCCCATAATGGTGTCTCAGGAATGGGTCCTGCTCCACAGAGAACTGCTCCACCTGTCTGGGTCTCAGTTGGACATGCAG CTCCAGTGACAGTGTCCCACTTTATCCTGACACAAAGAGATGACAGTagtctttctgtttcttggctTGCCCCACGGCAACGCAGCCGGACCTCAGTGGAGTATGAGGTCATGTTTTTTGAGAAG ggagaggaggcaCGTTACACTGTGAAGCACCTTGTTGAGCCTAATGTCACACTGAGAGACCTGCAGCCAGACACAGCCTACCTCCTTCGTGTGAGATCCATTACACCCCTTGGGCCTGGGCCCTACTCTCCAGAGCAGGAATTCCGCACTCTTCCACCAG ACACGGGAGCCCTGTCTGGTGGAGTCATAGTCTCCATTATCTTTGGAGTTTTACTTTTTATTGCACTGGTTCTGGGACTTATCATTCGGCGAAA GAGGGCTCGTCGGAGACATGCACGGCCAGATTACAATACTTCAGGCTTTGATCGAG AGAAGGTCTGGTTGAAACCCTATGTAGACCTGCAACCGTATGATGACCCCAGCAGAGGAGTGTTGGAGTTCACTAAGGAACTGGATGTTTCTTGTGTCACTATGGAGAATGTGATTGGAGAGG GGGAGTTTGGGGAAGTCTATCGTGGATCCCTGCGGCTCCCAGGGAAAGAACGAATCGTGGTTGCCATCAAGACCCTGAAGTCAACGTATTCAGACTCACAATGGTGGAACTTTCTGCGTGAAGCAACAATTATGGGGCAATTCAATCACCCAAACATTGTGCGTCTGGAAGGAGTTGTCACCAAAA GGAGGCCAATGATGATTATCACTGAGTATATGGAGAATGGAGCACTGGATACCTTCCTCCGG GAGAATGAGGAAAAATTTAGCCCTGTGCAGCTTGTGAGCATGCTGCAGGGAATAGCCTCTGGCATGACCTACCTCTCAGAACACAATTATGTGCACCGAGATCTGGCTGCTCGCAACATCCTGGTAACACGCAGTCTTCAATGCAAGGTGTCTGACTTTGGTCTCTCACGCATATTGGAGAATGACGCAGAGGGAACCTATGAAACCAAG GGTGGTAAGATTCCCATCCGATGGACAGCTCCAGAGGCCATTGCTCATAGGATTTTCACCTCAGCCAGTGATGTCTGGAGCTTTGGAATTGTCATGTGGGAGGTGCTGTCATTTGGTGACAAGCCATATGGGCATATGAGCAATCAAGAG GTGATGAAAAGCTTAGAGGACGGGTACCGGCTTCCCCCACCTGTGGACTGCCCATCAATCCTCTATGAACTCATGAAGAGTTGCTGGTCACACGATCGGATGAGGAGGCCTCATTTTCAGGAAATTCGGGCACAGCTGCAACATTTCATCTCAAGTCCCCAGCTCCTCCGGCCTGTTGCAGACTTTGATCCCAG GGTAACACTCCgtctccccagctgcagtggaTCTGATGGAATCCCCTACCGCTCCATCCCTGAGTGGCTGGAATCTATTCGTATGAAGCGCTACATCTCCAACTTTCGCACTGCTGGCCTGGACACCATGGAGTCCATCCTGGAGCTCACTGCTGA GGACTTGAAACAGATGGGAGTGTCACTTCCAGGCCACCAGAAGAGGATCCTGTGCAGCATCCAAGGATTTAAGGAGTGA
- the EPHA1 gene encoding ephrin type-A receptor 1 isoform X1 translates to MSAWSGGMELSLGLLLFWALLPPEVPGKEVDLLDTSTAQGELGWLPDPPEVGWSEVQQMINGTPIYMYQDCSVLSEGDTDHWLRTNWIYRGEAASRIYVELKFTVRDCKSFKGEVVTCKETFNLYYMESEQDVGIQFRRPLFIKLNTVAADRSFTSRDIESGAMQLNTEVCSIGKLSRRGFYLAFQNSGACVALVSVRVYYKICPEAVRGLARFPETLAGSEGLTEVPGVCVEYAAEEVGSPPRMHCSTDGEWLVPVGRCLCAVGFEEVDGSCVACQRGFYRHSLETKRCLKCPPNSMSNDSGATSCSCNAGFYRAPSEGQNIACTRPPSAPRNVSFSLLGTQLSLWWQPPSDHGGRKDLTYTVYCQRCHFPSCEPCEAGVVFSPSASGLTKPAVDVDGLEAYTNYTFAVEAHNGVSGMGPAPQRTAPPVWVSVGHAAPVTVSHFILTQRDDSSLSVSWLAPRQRSRTSVEYEVMFFEKGEEARYTVKHLVEPNVTLRDLQPDTAYLLRVRSITPLGPGPYSPEQEFRTLPPDTGALSGGVIVSIIFGVLLFIALVLGLIIRRKRARRRHARPDYNTSGFDREKVWLKPYVDLQPYDDPSRGVLEFTKELDVSCVTMENVIGEGEFGEVYRGSLRLPGKERIVVAIKTLKSTYSDSQWWNFLREATIMGQFNHPNIVRLEGVVTKRRPMMIITEYMENGALDTFLRENEEKFSPVQLVSMLQGIASGMTYLSEHNYVHRDLAARNILVTRSLQCKVSDFGLSRILENDAEGTYETKGGKIPIRWTAPEAIAHRIFTSASDVWSFGIVMWEVLSFGDKPYGHMSNQEVMKSLEDGYRLPPPVDCPSILYELMKSCWSHDRMRRPHFQEIRAQLQHFISSPQLLRPVADFDPRVTLRLPSCSGSDGIPYRSIPEWLESIRMKRYISNFRTAGLDTMESILELTAEDLKQMGVSLPGHQKRILCSIQGFKE, encoded by the exons tggAGTGAAGTGCAGCAGATGATAAATGGTACCCCGATCTATATGTACCAGGATTGCAGTGTACTCTCCGAGGGTGACACTGACCACTGGCTTCGCACCAACTGGATTTATCGTGGTGAGGCAGCCTCCCGCATTTATGTGGAGCTAAAGTTTACTGTGAGGGACTGCAAGAGCTTCAAAGGTGAAGTGGTGACCTGCAAAGAGACCTTCAATCTCTATTACATGGAGTCTGAACAAGATGTTGGGATCCAGTTCCGCCGCCCACTGTTCATCAAG CTCAACACTGTGGCAGCAGATCGAAGTTTCACAAGCAGAGACATTGAATCAGGGGCCATGCAGCTGAACACAGAAGTGTGCTCCATTGGTAAACTCTCTCGCCGGGGCTTCTACTTGGCTTTCCAGAACTCTGGAGCTTGCGTAGCATTGGTGTCCGTCCGAGTGTACTACAAGATTTGCCCGGAGGCGGTGCGGGGCCTGGCCCGCTTTCCAGAAACACTGGCAGGTTCAGAGGGGCTGACAGAAGTGCCTGGGGTCTGCGTGGAGTATGCAGCTGAAGAAGTGGGCTCTCCCCCCAGGATGCACTGCAGCACTGATGGGGAGTGGCTGGTACCAGTGGGCCGATGCCTTTGTGCTGTGGGGTTCGAGGAAGTCGATGGGAGCTGCGTAG CCTGCCAGCGAGGATTTTACCGTCATTCCCTGGAGACTAAACGCTGCCTGAAGTGTCCCCCCAACAGCATGTCCAACGACTCAGGAGCTACATCTTGTTCCTGCAATGCAGGCTTCTACCGTGCACCTTCAGAGGGCCAGAACATTGCTTGCACAC GCCCCCCGTCAGCTCCCCGCAATGTCAGCTTCTCCCTTCTTGGCACACAGCTGAGCCTGTGGTGGCAGCCACCCAGTGACCATGGTGGGCGGAAGGACCTGACTTACACAGTCTACTGCCAGCGCTGCCATTTCCCGTCATGTGAGCCATGCGAGGCTGGTGTGGTGTTCTCCCCCAGTGCTTCTGGTCTCACAAAACCTGCTGTGGATGTGGACGGCCTAGAAGCTTACACCAACTACACATTTGCTGTGGAAGCCCATAATGGTGTCTCAGGAATGGGTCCTGCTCCACAGAGAACTGCTCCACCTGTCTGGGTCTCAGTTGGACATGCAG CTCCAGTGACAGTGTCCCACTTTATCCTGACACAAAGAGATGACAGTagtctttctgtttcttggctTGCCCCACGGCAACGCAGCCGGACCTCAGTGGAGTATGAGGTCATGTTTTTTGAGAAG ggagaggaggcaCGTTACACTGTGAAGCACCTTGTTGAGCCTAATGTCACACTGAGAGACCTGCAGCCAGACACAGCCTACCTCCTTCGTGTGAGATCCATTACACCCCTTGGGCCTGGGCCCTACTCTCCAGAGCAGGAATTCCGCACTCTTCCACCAG ACACGGGAGCCCTGTCTGGTGGAGTCATAGTCTCCATTATCTTTGGAGTTTTACTTTTTATTGCACTGGTTCTGGGACTTATCATTCGGCGAAA GAGGGCTCGTCGGAGACATGCACGGCCAGATTACAATACTTCAGGCTTTGATCGAG AGAAGGTCTGGTTGAAACCCTATGTAGACCTGCAACCGTATGATGACCCCAGCAGAGGAGTGTTGGAGTTCACTAAGGAACTGGATGTTTCTTGTGTCACTATGGAGAATGTGATTGGAGAGG GGGAGTTTGGGGAAGTCTATCGTGGATCCCTGCGGCTCCCAGGGAAAGAACGAATCGTGGTTGCCATCAAGACCCTGAAGTCAACGTATTCAGACTCACAATGGTGGAACTTTCTGCGTGAAGCAACAATTATGGGGCAATTCAATCACCCAAACATTGTGCGTCTGGAAGGAGTTGTCACCAAAA GGAGGCCAATGATGATTATCACTGAGTATATGGAGAATGGAGCACTGGATACCTTCCTCCGG GAGAATGAGGAAAAATTTAGCCCTGTGCAGCTTGTGAGCATGCTGCAGGGAATAGCCTCTGGCATGACCTACCTCTCAGAACACAATTATGTGCACCGAGATCTGGCTGCTCGCAACATCCTGGTAACACGCAGTCTTCAATGCAAGGTGTCTGACTTTGGTCTCTCACGCATATTGGAGAATGACGCAGAGGGAACCTATGAAACCAAG GGTGGTAAGATTCCCATCCGATGGACAGCTCCAGAGGCCATTGCTCATAGGATTTTCACCTCAGCCAGTGATGTCTGGAGCTTTGGAATTGTCATGTGGGAGGTGCTGTCATTTGGTGACAAGCCATATGGGCATATGAGCAATCAAGAG GTGATGAAAAGCTTAGAGGACGGGTACCGGCTTCCCCCACCTGTGGACTGCCCATCAATCCTCTATGAACTCATGAAGAGTTGCTGGTCACACGATCGGATGAGGAGGCCTCATTTTCAGGAAATTCGGGCACAGCTGCAACATTTCATCTCAAGTCCCCAGCTCCTCCGGCCTGTTGCAGACTTTGATCCCAG GGTAACACTCCgtctccccagctgcagtggaTCTGATGGAATCCCCTACCGCTCCATCCCTGAGTGGCTGGAATCTATTCGTATGAAGCGCTACATCTCCAACTTTCGCACTGCTGGCCTGGACACCATGGAGTCCATCCTGGAGCTCACTGCTGA GGACTTGAAACAGATGGGAGTGTCACTTCCAGGCCACCAGAAGAGGATCCTGTGCAGCATCCAAGGATTTAAGGAGTGA